From the genome of Rhinatrema bivittatum chromosome 11, aRhiBiv1.1, whole genome shotgun sequence:
ccccccccccaaagtagcCTAGCCAAGTCACGGAGAGCTGGTACGCAGAAAacatacttcttttttttttaatgcactgaAAACTTGCTGTTCGCTATCCCAGGTTCTGGAAGACAGGTCCTGCTTCTGtggggggtgagtgagccgggctccccggtatcaccccagcGCTGCTTGAATCTGCAAAGGCAGGGACCTCAACCCTtggcagcggcctcgaccagggggCATGATCCCTGtaggacctagcaaccccctgggaggctcacaGAACCGCCGACGGTAATGGGACTTACTTTCAgttattctggtttttttttaacttaaagatACAGCACCTAATTGTAGAACTAAGCCATGACTACACTCCTGCTCTATCAACTAGCAGTAATCAGAGAATCAGAGAcagtgggttttgcacctccgccatctgctggagacaaagtaagactgagggactgtgggtggcaccttagtATATATGGCAGGGTTGTTTGAAAAaacctctctgtctccatctgctggaggggaggcaaaacccaggtgtctggactgatccgggtaagtaCAGGGATTCAGGGTTTATTTTCATTGTATTCCTCCTCGATGTTTCTTGACAAAAGGAGGAAAGTCAAACATTAAGAAATTGGCTGTTTTTAGGTGTCCCGGATAATGAGGACTTGTTCAAGAAGCCGCGAGAAGTCATCCATAGAAACACACATTTCCAGAAGGATCCATTCAGCCAAGCATTGAGTAAATCCCAGCTTCAGCAGGCAGCCGCCCTCAACGCCCAGGTGAGAGAGCGCATTTGAGCGCCGCACCAGCCTCTTGTTGtggtttttattatttaatttattttatgccTCTGTTTGTTTTGTACAATGCCTGGAACCGTGGAAAGacaacagaaataaataaaataagcagggGCATGGGAAACGTTTAGAGGCTGAGAAAGCAAAGGagtttccccatagacacagagtggGAGAAAGGTCTTTAGTGCAGGTTTCCTGTAGTGCTGAATAACTTGTAAGCTGCTCCCTTCATTGCTGCTCGTGTTGGCTTTTGTATCTTTCAGTACAAACAGGGGAAGGTTGGGCCAGACGGGAAAGAACTGATCCCCCAGGAGTCTCCAAAGGTCAATGGCTATGGGTTTGTGGCCACCCCGTCACCTGCTCCAGGTAAGCTAAACTCCAGAAGGGCTCTCGGGCTGTTGGAAAGGTTTGTGCAGACATTGAGGTCAGTAAAGGTTCACCGCCCCTCTGCCGTGATGGATCATGGATACCGCGATGAGCAAAGAATCTCTCGGTGTATGGCTAAAGATTGAGCTCTGCTCAGAGAGAGTAATTTTTCTTGGATAATGAGCAACACAAAAAGTCGTTCTCGGTGTGCTTTCCTTGATCCCAAGCCCTTTGTAAGCCGTGGTGCTTCTTGGCAGGTGTGACAGACTCTCCGTTGATGACATGGGGTGAAATTGAGAGCACACCTTTCCGCCTGGATGGGTCAGAAACTCCCTACGTAGACAAGACCCCAGGACCTGCATTCAAGGTGCAGTATTCCGACTTTGCATAGTCATTGCCTTTCACTTCCCTCTCCAAGCTCATGATTCTACTTTTCTTCAGCCAGTGGCGGGATGGTTACAGTCAGAGCCCAAGGAAGTGCTGAAGTGGCTCTTCTGCCAGTTCTCCTTATCATAGTGTCGCTGGTTCCCTGTGGGATGAGGCTGTATGATATTCCTGCCAATAATTTCTGATCTTGCACCATTTcagctgcctggaactgactaatttgttttatttattacagATTTTAGAGCCTGGACGCAGGGAACGATTAGGCCTAAAAATGGCCAATGAAGCAGCTGCCAAAAACCGAGCTAAAAAGCAGGAAGCCTTACGGAGAGTGACTGAGAACTTGGCCAGGTAAGAGAGTCCCACAACAGCTGATGGATCAAATAAATATAGTGCTGTTAATATctagaatgtatttatttcatgtttatAATGTTATGATTGATGTCCCGTAAATCACCTTGCGTTTTTGAAAAGGTGATCTGTAAATCAAATGAAATCCATTCTATGGTTGGAGACTTATGACTCCTGACTTGCTGCTGTTTCACACAGGATCCAAGAAATTTACTTGGGATTTTTCTCTGTTTTGCTGCAGAGGTGGGCTCTAGCTTTCTTCTGTGTAATCCACACTGAACAATAGCTGGTGCTTCTGAGGAGGGAGATGGAAAACATTATATAAACAAACATCTAAAAATTTAACATTCCAGTTGTGTGttatttgtctgtttttttttctctttccagcCTCACTCCCAAAGGGTTAAGTCCAGCTTTGTCCCCTGCACTGCAGCGTTTGGTCAATAGAACAGCCAGTAAATACACAGACAAAGCGCTAAGAGCCAGTTATACTCCGTCTCCAGTGCACACTGCCACCCCTGCCAGCGGGTCACGGACACCCACTGGCACCCCAGCACCAAGGACTGTGTCTCAGACTCCAGTGACCCAAGACCCTACTTCTCTTACAGATAACCTGCTGCAGCTTCCAAAGAGGAGGAAAGCATCTGATTTTTTCTGAAGAGGGAGCAACCAGGTCAGGTGCACTCTGCCATGCTGGTAGGGCCTGCCTTTCCCGTGTACCACAACAAGGATCCTCTGAAACTGCTAGTACAGGCAGAGGTGGTAGGGGTAGAAGGGACCATTCTGTGCATTTCCCTGCCTGGCACACACACTGCTTTCTAGGGGGAGGCATGAACATTATGTGCAGGCTTTGTCCTCTGCAGTGGATGGCAGGAGGAGTGCGTGCACAGTTGTGTGGTACACCTGAAACCAAAACAATGCCCAAAAATAAGACACACAAAGAGAAACTTTTCAAAGTTAgtctttataaaaaaaagtctgcttACCTTTGTATATAATAGTTTAATTCCATTGGGCAATTGAACAGGTAACTCATAAAATCAATCTACCAAGAAAGACTGACAAAAGGGATTTTACAAGAGGATGGTGTGCAGACAGTATTCCAGATGGAACCCCCAAAGATGATTCAAGGTCATTCTAATATAGTCTGGTCCATGATAATATACTGTTGTATTAAAATGAAATGGGTTATCAAGAATATACTGCCTGTTTGTGTGCGCCTTTGCATACCCACAGAGACACTGACCAGTGGGAAATCTGCTTTTGTAATGCCAGATGATAGTGCTTGATTAGACGCAAGTTAAAGAGCCAACAGTAACTGAAGGAGTCAATGAGAGGGTGGAAGCACTTCAGACAACAGCTACCAAAATAATGCAGGGCCTGCAACCCAAGCCTTACACAGAGAAGAGGGGCTTAAGCCACTCAAATAGGGCTctctggagggaaaaaaaaaaaccagaggaatATGATTGCAACATTCAGATAGTGAGCACAGACTTTCATAAGCTAGAAGGAGGTGGCATTTTCCATACAAGAAAAAGCTTAAGGACATGGGATCATGTTGAAGTTGGAAATAAGGGGAAATCCTTCTTTCCctatacatacccagatcagtccagacagtgggttgagcctcctgtccagcagatggagacagaaaaaaaactaaagagtatcCTATCTCAGGacagtgcacccccccccccaccccccgcatccctccagtatttctctgtctccagcagaggcaCTGGGAAATGtagagggaggtgactggtggtGATTCAGCAGGTAGAGGCAGCTAGGCAGAAGGTTCTTATCTGATGAGATCTACTGTATGGCTGTGTTAGGAGTTCCTGATAATGGAAACATTTACTAATGTGATGCTATGTCCAGAAGGGATTAGTGATGAGCTAGGGTAATTTTGTTTGATGTTGGGGGTATATTCAAGTAGTGTTGAGAATGCAAAAGCCTCTACATCCTGAACACAGGACATTTCTTAGGGACTTGAGGTCCTGGGATCTAACCCAGTGATTCTCAAATGAAGGTGCATGAGATGAATTACAGGGCGTGTGAGACATTTTAATTTCAGTACATTTTACCATTctttggaggggagggagctcAAAATATTACAGAAGAGGGAACGTGTCTGACACTGTAACCAATCAGCAGGCTTCTAAAGGACACCACCCCAGACGCTTCTTAGAAATGAAAACATGGGTTGTGTAATCACAAAACTAGAATTAACAATCTCAGTATAAAATGTATGGGACGAACAGTGCCTGCAAACAGAGGCCTTTATAGACATGGCTATtgggttttctttaaaaaaaaaaaaatctcaggtaCTATACAATGTGTTAAGCCCCCGTTTGTCATCATTTCATTAGAGCAATCATTCCAGCTACAATTCTGGAAAATGATGTAACTGTTTTCACATTAAAATATCATAAGGAAAACCATTCAGGTTGTAAAGATTACAAACCCACAACTTGGATTCTTCAGGTTGATTTCAACACTAGAACTGAGTAAGCTGCATTGGACTCAGCCCCATACTCTGTGCTGATCGGCtgttttgattttctttgagCTTCTGCATCTCAGATAGGGGGACCAGCTGGCTGCAGAGCACAAGGAAGCTTTGCATTTAGaatggatgagcagactagataggccacatggtctttttctgccgtcgtgtTTCTATCTGCATCAATAGTGCAGACCAGGCTTTGCCTGTCCCTGATGAGATGAAGCCATGTGGCACCCCCTAGCTTAAGAGTCAGAATGGAACCACCTAGTCTATGTGCTGCCAGAAGAAAAATGTCAAGCTTTCTGCCCTTGCAGTAGCTCCTGCAGTATCAGTTTGACAGGTGTGGACATGATTGTTAAATTCTATAATGCCAGAGAACTGCAAGACCATCTTAGAGCAACACAAGACTTGTAACCTTGCAGCAATGCAAAACAgacccatggaaaaaaaaaatccacattcaTGAAGCTAACTGTAAAATAATACAACTTACCCCCTTCCTCCTTTATACTAATAAAATTTATTCATTTTAGTGCCAGCCATCATAGAAAAAAACAATAGGAACTTAATTAAAACCACTGTCTGCTAATTGACTTTGCCCTTTACTCAATGCTTTAGTTCGTTTAATGGTTTGCATGATGGCAGATGTTAAGTGGTGTTCTCTCTGGTTTTGGGAGAGGCGGTTTTTACCCCTTTGATGCTGGTAGCAGAGTTCTGCCTATTTGATCTAGCTGACATATTTCTGACCTCTTGCTCATCTTCTGCATTATCATTATTTTGGGAATCCAGTTCATCTTCGCTTTCGTCTGACTTTGCCCCTGCCTTCTCTTGTAAATCAATAACTTCTTTGTAATgcgtggaggaagaggaggttgAGGTTGAGGAGGCTTTTTGCTTGTTACTCATCTGCATCCAGGTGTGGCCTAAAACTTCTTCAATGGTATAGCGGCGGTTCACATCTGGCTGCAGCATGCGGTAGATGAGCTCTTTGCACTCGACTGTTAATCTTTTGCTTTTGGGGAAGTCTATTCGATGTTCCTTCTGTATCCTCAGCATGCGCTTAATGTTTGAGTCATCGTATGGCATGGAACCACAGACCATGATGAAGAGAATCACCCCCAGGCTCCATACGTCATAAACCTTGGGCTGATAGGGAACACCCTGCAGCACCTCAGGGGCTGCATAGGCGGCAGATCCGCAGAAGGTTTTACTGAGCACAAGCTTCCCATTCTCATCACGGGAACAGCGTTTAGAAAATCCAAAATCAGACAGCTTGATGTTAAAATCCTTATCCAGGAGAAGGTTCTCACACTTGAGGTCTCTGTGGACAATGTCAAAGTCATGGCAGTATTTGATTGCCAGTGACAACTGCCGAAACATTTTGCGGGTAAGGTCTTCAGGCAGGGCTCCCCGGCACTTAATGAACTCCAGCAAATCTCCTTGCACGCCAAGCTCCATGATTATATACACTTTCCCCTCTGATGTCTCAAAAATTTCATAAGTCTTTATGATGTAGCGATGGTTCATGGCAGCCAGAATGTCCATTTCCCGGGGTAGAAATTTTTCCAAGAAATCAGTGGGAGCCTTTTTTCTGTCAATAATTTTTACAGCCACATTGATCTTTAGTCGTTCAGAGTATGCAGATTTGACTTTAGCATAAGATCCTTCTCCCAGATTGATCCCCAGAGTGTAGCCTTTTTTCTTGAGAATGGTGGCGTCATCCATGCTGTTGGAAGTTTTCCTCTTGGGCCAGCAGAAATCACATCTCCTCTGCACATGGGGTTCAATATATGTGGCCTCCTTAATGCTAGTTCTCTGCCATTTACGAGTTCTCTGTCGCTTGAATATGATGATGAAATGTATTCGGCATTGTTCTAGTATGATGTCGGTGAAAGATGTCATAAAGCTCAGATTTCAGCAGGTACTGATTTAGTGGACAGATGCAATGTGGCCAGGTGCTTTGAAATCTTGCTGACCAAGTACAATGACGTTACTGTGGCAATAAGATAAACTGAAGGAAATCATCTGTAAGTTAATGTGTTTTTCTAAAATACGTCCTAGTTTGAGAGAAATTCTTTTGTGTTGACTGGACTTAAGTGTATATAACCGACCAAATTATTCAATGACACACAGTGAGACATTTGGAATATATATTTCCTCCTCttaatgtatttttaataatggaACTAAATTAAATCCTTGCTTTACTTTGGAAGAATGGTAGTAAAATCTATTATCTATGACATtttgtgtgtgcttgagagactTTGGCAGAAACGTAAGGTACTCCTTAATCAAGGAAGTCCAGCTATGGAATTGGTTAATGGGATGTCTGTAATTTTAGAATCCTAAGAATACTTTCTCAATCATCTGCTGGCATCAGGTTCGTAGAGTAGCAAGAAAGGCTCAATCAAAATCCCAGATTTTTCAAGCTTTGTTCCCTTTTTAAAGTCAAGAAGCAGTCCCATGCCTTTAGAATGTTTCCGTGCATGTCATAGAAAATACAGTTCAAGTTAGTAGAAGGATCTGGTTAAGAGCAACAGATGCTTTAGTGGGCCAAAAGACAAGGGCACTGATTTCTATCaacctttttttaatgtaatacTTTGAAAAGTGTTAACACCTGtgagttcctgttcataccccagatcagtccagacaagagggttttgcatccctaccagcagctggaggcagagaatagaAACTTTTCAGGTGCCACCTGCAGATCCtcagcatttctctgtctccagcagatagtaaagGTGCAATCCTGCAGCCGGGAGATTATTGggtgggaaaagaaaaaaaatgtaagagcgAGCAGTTAGTGAAGACTGTTCTCCAAGGTATTAGGTTCCTTAATGGGCCATATCTCGGGTTGAGCAGGGGGGTTGGTAATCCCTGTTCTGCCTTGGCCCTTGACTTCCAGACAAatggaaagccaggggtcctggttccctcactcCATCTGAGGCCTTCTCAGCTTTCATAGACAGCCAAGAGCAGCCAGAAGCAGGAAAgtatatctttatttcctcaggGCTACTTGGTCgctgttgctttaaaaaaaaaaaaaaaaaaaaaaaaaagcttggttGAGGGCAGGGCTGTGTCTCAGCGTTAAGGCTGTTGCAGAGGGTGAGAGGGGACGCGCACGACTCGCCTGCAGTACCAGGGGTCTGGGACAGCGCCAGCAGCAGCAATCACAGCACACGGGAGGTTATTTTTTGCTGCGGGCTGCAGCAAAAGCATGGCATCTCTTGCAGAGCAAGGGAACCTGTGGGGTGAAGAAATTGCGCCTCAATGGATCCTTTTTGTGCGCCATCTGTGCCTCCAAAAGGGAAGGGACCTCTCAGGAAGTGGTCGCTGTACTTTTTTTTCAGGCCCCATTCAGGAGACCCCCCGGGGAGGTTGGAGGAGACAGTAGTGTCTCACGAAagtatgcaatgacttccaagtcgccactctacaaatttcttgcggCGACACCTGCGAAGACTCGGCCCACGAGGCGGCATGGGAGCGCGTCGAGTGAGCCCGAAGGCCCACAGGAACAGACTTCCCTTTCAGTATGTACGCGGaagcaatggcctccttgagccagcgcgcaaTCGTGGTCCGGGAAGCTGCCCCCCCACGTTTTGGGCCtgaccacaaaacaaaaaggtggtcCGAGACCCGAAAAGGGTTCGTTACTTCCAGGTAACGGAGCAGGACTCTGCGGACATCAAGTTTCCTCAACACCTTCGTTTCAGGATCAGAACGCTCCCCCTCCGGAAAAGCGGGCAGCTCAAccgtctggttcaaatgaaaagctgacaccaccttcgggaggaaggagggaaccgtccttaGGGAAATCCCCGAATCCGAGAATCGCAAGAATGGCTCCCTACAAGATAACGCCTGCAATTCTGAGACTCGTCTCGCCGACGCAATTGCCACGAGAAACACCGCCTTAAGAGTAAGGTCTTTTAGCGTTGCCCGCTTGATGGGCTCAAAAGGCAACGTGCACAGAGCCGAGAGTAcccaattgagattccaagacggacaaggatGAAGTAACGGGGAACGCAAAtgcttagccccccgaagaaaacgcgcCACATCCGGATGATGTGCTAGAGACATACCTTGCACCTTCCCTCTGAGGCAACCAAGCGCCCTACCTGAACCCTAAGAGTACTACAAGATAGACCTCTTGCAAGTCCTGTCTGAAGAAAAGCGAGGACATCAGGCATGGATGGCAACATAGGATTCACCTCACAAGTtctacaccaatcctcaaaacaCCGCCCAAACCCGAACGTAGGCGAAGGACGTAGAACGCTTTCTAGAACTGAGCAaagtggccaccaccgcatccgaatacccCTTATTCTTCaaacgtttcctctcaaaagccaggctgcgagacagaagtgatccgcgtcctccaaacagacgggtccttgaCGGAGGAGTGCTGCCACCCCTCGGAATCTGAGAGGGGGCTCCCTTGCCAACTGCAGGAAGTCCGCGAACCAAGGGGtccttggccactccggcgccaccatgatcacctcCGTCGGATGCATCTCTATTCGACGAAGGACCTTGCCTATcagtggccaaggagggaacacatataGGAGAACGTCTATGGGCCAGGGGAGTACCAGAGTATCTACCCCTTCGGCCCCTCGTTCTctccttcggctgaagaaccttggggccctggcgttctgagcggtggccatcaggtccatgcgtGGCGTTCCCCACCGTTTGCATATGAGGTGGTAAGCAACCTCCtgcagctcccactcccctgggtccagtctgtcgactgaggaaatccgcttggacattgtccactccggcgataTGGGACGCCGCTAAGTTGCTTAGATTTCTTTCCGCCCAGAGCATTAGCTGCTGCGTCTGCTCTGCGACAGCCCGGCTCCTTGTtccgccttgacgattgatgtacgccactgtggtcgcattgtccgacaacactctgacCGCTTTCTCTCGAATCAGAGGGAGGAATGAGTGCAGTGCCAAcgtgaccgctctggtctccaagcaattgatggaccactgtgacTGAACTTTGGACCACTGTCCTTGTACCGAGCGGCCCTTgcaaaccgccccccagccggataagctggcatccgtagtgactaCCGTCCAGGTGGGCATGAGCAGGGACACTCCGCGTGTCAGATTGTCGGAGCTGAGCCACCACTGTAGACTGGACCTCGCCTGATCCGTGAGTGGGAgtggaagatgaaactcctccgacacCGGACGCCACCGGGAGAGCAATGCGGATTGCAATGGccgtagatgagcgaacgcccagggaaccaacgcAAGCGTCGACGCCATCGACCCCCCAACACCATCAGATAATCGCAAACCTGAGGGCACTGTAGGGACAACAATCGGCGCACTTGATCCTGAAGCTTGCACATCCGCTCCCTGGACAGAAACACTCTGCCTCGCTTCGTGTCGAACAGCGCTCCCAGGTAatgcagggtctgggtgggaacTAGCTGACTCTTGGagagattgaccacccatccgagtgAGCGCAAGAGCTGCAGGACCCTGTTGACAGCCTGTCGGCATTGGCTTTCGGATTTGGCtcggattagccaatcgtccaagtagggatgtaccAGGAACCCCTCCCTCCGAAGctcggctgccaccaccaccattactttcGTAAACGTCCGCGGAGCagtggcgaggccgaaggggagagccttGAACTGATAATGTCTGCCCAggatacagaagtgcaggaaccgCTGATGACCCGGCTGAATGCCgatgtgaaggtaagcctccgtgaggtccaaagACGCCAGGAATTCGCCCGGTCGCACCGCGGCTATTACCGACCGAATcatctccattttgaagcgtggaactcgaagacatctgttgacccctttcaggtctaggatgggtctgaaagtaccctccttctttggcatgatgaagtaaatggagtaccggccccGACTGTGTTGCCCTGGAGGCACGGGCACTATCGCGCCCAGGTCTTCTAGCCACCGCAGCGTATCCTGGACTGCCACTCGCTTGCTGTGGCCCTTGCAAGGGGAGATCAAAAATTTGTCCGCCGGAattcgtgcaaaatctaaagcataaccttgtcttatcacgctgaggacccactgatccgtcgttATTCTGGTCCATTCCCCGTAAAAACGCCCCAACCTGGCTCCTACCATTGGCACGGCCGACGGAACCGGCTGCGGGGAATGGACCCTCTGCATTTCATTGCGAGGCCTTTGGGCCCGGCCCCGACAAGGGACCGTCCTGCCGTCCAAACTTTCTcccgcgaaaggactgagaccacgacGGCGACCTCGAGGAGCCAGACCGGTAGGAGGGCCCTGATGATCTCTGAGGCCGCGCCTTCCTGGGCCCGCGAAAACGTGCCCTAGTGGAGAACGATGTCCTGGTTCTGtgcctgtcctccggcagcttgaAAGCCCTGTTCTCTCCGAGCGACTGCATCAACTCGTCCAGCTGCTTACCGaacaacaacttccccttaaacGGAAGCGAGCCAAGATGAGCCTTCGAGgacccatccgccgcccaattcctgaGCCAGAGGAGCCGGCGTACCGAAACTGCCGAGAGCATGGCCCTAGCCGACGTCCGCAGGAGGTCATGCATGGCATCTGCGCTAtaagcgatcaccgcctccaggTGATCCGCCTGCGCCGACTCTTCTCCCGAGAGACCAGCATTAGCCTGAAGCACCTGAGCCCAGCGCAACCCTGCCCGCAATGCAAAGTTACTGTATATAGCCGCGCGGACCCCCAGGGCCGAAGCCTCGAACACCTTCTTAAGctgtacctccagcttccgatcttGGATATCTCTAAGAGCCGTGGCACCTGTGACCGGAATCGTGGACCGTTTCGTTACTGCtgacaccgctgcatccacccTGGGAAACCGAAGAAGTTCCAGCGCGTCATCTGGCAAGGGgtacagcttgtccatagctttactcaccttcaggcccaattccggagtatcccattcccggaacaggaTATCGGTCACCGAGAAGTGGAACGGGAAGGCCACCGCCGGCCCCGTAAGGCCCAGCAGCACCGGATCCATCTTGGCATCTGTTCGAGACCCTACCGGGGGGGCATCCACTCCTACTTCCCGAAGGATGGCCGGGATCAGCGGTGCCAGCTCCTCCTTCCGAAACAAGCGCACGACTTTGGAGTCGTCACCTTCCACCGCTGGCGCTCCTTTGGGGGACCCGGGATGCCCCACGTCTTCCTCGGCGGGAGTTCCGGAGCCCCCCGGGGCCCCCACGTCCGGATCCTCTTCCGCCGGTGAGGCCGAATCGGATTCAGTGTCCTGGGGAACTCCCCATATGGGCCGGTGCTCTCTGGGCGGGTCCGCGGGTCTCCGAGGACCCTCCCCCGCTCTCTTCTTCCGGGGCTCCGACCGCTTGTCCGAACCCCCTCTATCCGGCcgccttctttttcttttggactttttatattttaaaagtttgtgcAGTAAACCTGCAAAATCTGAGGACAAGGAGGCCTCCGAATCCGAGGAGGCCTCCTCCAGAATCTGAATTGCCGGCGAATCAGACCCCCCCGGGGGCTCGCTGCTgtggggaaagcgcgggaggcaaaaTGGCCTCTCCCGCAGCTTTCCTCGTGGTTTCTCGCACCGttgccaaaatggccgccgttcccgcgctcagcgggaacgggtcAGCACTGCCTCCTGCATCCGGTCCTTCGCGCGGCGGCAATCGCGCCGGCCGGGGTCGGACCCCCCGACTGACCTCAGACGGCCCCTCGCCACCCGAAATACAATTGGCACACATTCCTGCCCTAGACACCCCCGAGCGCGCAGAGCGGCATGCGCCGCCCTACTTCAGCCCGCGGCCGGGAAGGGaataaaaaacttaaattaaaCGATCGCGgcccagagctttttttttttttttttcacttgccgCTGGCCCTGGTCCTGATCCTTCttctccagcgggggtgagtgaaccgggctccccggtgtcacccccgacgctgctgccagaataggccgggtcctcaacccccagcagcggcctcaaccagggggggatggtcccctcagaaccttgcaacccccctgggaggcttccaggactctggcttctgacttgctgaaaatttcccttttggggtttttttttgttggttttttttttacagaattccCTGACTAGCTAACCACTAACCAGGAtcaccagagactgtgggtggacctgccccatctgctggagacagagaaagactgaggagctgtgggtggcgccttactatatgtaggggagctcgacaagttttgctctgtctccatctgctggtgcggagtcacaacccaggtgtctggactgatcctggtacgtacagggaaattatAATTTAgcttgctcatggctttctgaggaccaagcccacacccaacatgcattacaatagtcctaataccatatgtggtccaggattttctggttgacaccacagcagtggatgtaaatataagaacataagaaaatgccatactgggtcagaccaagggtccatcaagcccagcatcctgtttccaacagtggccaatccaggccataagaacctggcaagtacccaaaaactaagtctattccatgtaaccattgctaatggcagtggctattctctaagtgaacttaatagcaggtaatggacttctcctccaagaacttatccaatccttttttaaacacagctatactaactgcacgaaccacattctctggcaacaaattccagagtttaattgtgcgttgagtaaaaaagaactttctccgattagttttaaatgtgccccatgctaacttcatggagtgtcccctagtccttctactatccaaaagagtaaataaccgattcacatctacccgttctagacctctcatgattttaaacacctctatcatatcccctctcagtcgtctcttctccaagctgaaaagtcctaacctctttagtctttcctcataggggagttgttccattccccttatcattttggtagcccttctctgtaccttctccatcgcaattatatcttttttgagatgcggcgaccagaattgtacacagtattcaaggtgcggtctcaccatggagcgatacagaggcattatgacattttccgttttattcatcattc
Proteins encoded in this window:
- the ESS2 gene encoding splicing factor ESS-2 homolog; the encoded protein is MAGARGGNASSQALVPVRVGASALALREEDQSDESPKKKILDEETYIGNLQKIIQRDFFPDMEKLRAQKEYLDAEESGDLEKMRQIAIKFGSSLGKSSRDTPVPYITPATFETPEVRPGSPSLLSKQRMGNKAAEEGDAESEETTQSLPGLDSFLARHTSEDNASFEQIMEVAKEKEKSRHSWLYEAEEEFAQRHQQNLALPSAEQQAIESGKAGVETWEYKAKNSLMYYPAGVPDNEDLFKKPREVIHRNTHFQKDPFSQALSKSQLQQAAALNAQYKQGKVGPDGKELIPQESPKVNGYGFVATPSPAPGVTDSPLMTWGEIESTPFRLDGSETPYVDKTPGPAFKILEPGRRERLGLKMANEAAAKNRAKKQEALRRVTENLASLTPKGLSPALSPALQRLVNRTASKYTDKALRASYTPSPVHTATPASGSRTPTGTPAPRTVSQTPVTQDPTSLTDNLLQLPKRRKASDFF
- the TSSK2 gene encoding testis-specific serine/threonine-protein kinase 2, producing MDDATILKKKGYTLGINLGEGSYAKVKSAYSERLKINVAVKIIDRKKAPTDFLEKFLPREMDILAAMNHRYIIKTYEIFETSEGKVYIIMELGVQGDLLEFIKCRGALPEDLTRKMFRQLSLAIKYCHDFDIVHRDLKCENLLLDKDFNIKLSDFGFSKRCSRDENGKLVLSKTFCGSAAYAAPEVLQGVPYQPKVYDVWSLGVILFIMVCGSMPYDDSNIKRMLRIQKEHRIDFPKSKRLTVECKELIYRMLQPDVNRRYTIEEVLGHTWMQMSNKQKASSTSTSSSSTHYKEVIDLQEKAGAKSDESEDELDSQNNDNAEDEQEVRNMSARSNRQNSATSIKGVKTASPKTRENTT